A region of the Neomicrococcus lactis genome:
GAAACTGCTTGGCAAGCTCCAGCAGGAATTCGGGCTGTCCTACCTGTTCATCTCGCACGACCTTGCCGTGGTGCGGCTCATTTCCGATTACGTGTGCGTGATGAAGGACGGCGAGCTCGTGGAGGCGGCGACCTCGGAGGAGATCTTCACGAATCCGCGGCATCCCTACACGCGGAAGCTGCTGGCCTCGATCCCGGGCAATGAACTGAAGATCGAAGTCGATCCGGACGCGGCCTAAGGACTAGCTGAGCAGGGCTGAGGCGCCCGAGGCTGGGTCGCCCAGCATAACGCCACCCAACACGAAGGGGTGCGGCCAGAGAATCAACTCTGACCGCACCCCTCGCTAGTAGTTTGGATGCGACGATGCTTAGCGGCGGCGCGACTTCGGATCGAGAGCCTCACGCAACGATTCACCCAGGAGAGTGAAGCCAAGCGCGGTGACGGCGATGCAGATACCCGGCAAGAACGCGAGCTGCGGGGCGATACCCAGCTCGGTCTGCGCGTAGGTGAGCATGCGGCCCCATTCGGCAGTTTGCGGGAGTCCGCCACCTAGTCCCAGGAAGGACAGTGCGGCGGCGTCGATCACGGCGGTAGCGAGCGTCAGCGTGGCTTGCACGATGACGGGACCGATCGAGTTCGGCAGCAAGTGCGTCATGGTGATGGTGCTGCGGCTCAGACCCAAGGTTTGGGCGGCCAAGATGTAATCAGCGCCACGTTGCTGGAGCATGCTCGAACGGAGCAAGCGCGCGAAGATGGGCACCTGAGAGACACCGATTGCGATCATGACCGCGTATTGTCCCTGGCCAAGTACGGCTGCGATAGACACAGCCAAGAGCAGGTTCGGTACGGAGAGCAAGATGTCTACGAGTCGCATGATCACGGAGTCCACCCAGCCACCGAAGCCGCCCGCGAGCAGACCTAAGATCATGCCGCCCACGAGGCCCATGGCTGTGGAGACGATGCCGATGGTCAGCGAGGCTTGAGCACCCCACAACAGCTTGGAGACGACATCGCCACCGAAGCGGTCGAGGCCCAGTGGATAGGCGGCAATCTCGCCGGGTCCAGGGATGTGAGTTGGGGTAATCTCGCGGCGTCCAGGAAGCTCGTCTCCGCCGTAAGGCGCGAGCACTGGAGCGAGGACAGCAACGAGGATGAAGGCCAGCACAATGACGGCACCCGCGATGGCCGCAGGGTTGCGGCGCAAACGATGGAAAGCGTCTTTCCAGACGCTGCCACTGATGGCGCCGGGCTCCATGGTGGTCTCAACTACTGGTTCGTTGATGCTCATTGCACACGCACCCTTGGATCGATGAACCCGTACGAGACATCAACGAGCAAGTTGATGAGCGAGTACAGGATCGCAATGAAGATGATAAATCCTTGCAAGACGGGATAGTCCAGATTGAAGATGGCATCTCGCAAGAACCGTCCGATGCCGTTGAACGCGAAGACAGTCTCCGTTAGCACGGCACCAGAGATGAGCAAACCAGTCTGGAGACCAATGGTCGTGGAAACCGGGAGCATCGCGTTGCGCAGCACAAAGCGGTTTCGGATCAGCCGTGGGGTCAGGCCCTTGGCTTTCGCGGTCCGCACGAAGTCAGCGTTCTGGACTTCCAGCACGGATGCACGGGTGATGCGCACGATGATCGCCAACGGGATAGTTCCCAAGGCAATGCCGGGAAGTATCAAGTGCATGAACGCATCCCATGCGGCGTCCCACTCTGCGGTCAAAATGCCATCAAGGACATAGAAGTCCGTGACATGCGTGGCGTCGATACGGGGGTTTTGCCGGCCGTCAGTGGGGAAGATCGGGAGCTTGATGGCGAAGAGCCACTTGAAAATAAAGGCGAGGAAGAAGACAGGGATGACAACGCCGAAGAGCGAGAGCACCACGGAGAGGTTGTCCTGCCACTTGTTCACGTGCGTCGCGGCCCAGTAACCCAACGGGATACCGATGCCGATCGCGAAGATCAGCGCCACGACGGTCAGCTCGACCGTTGCCGGGAAACGCGTGGCGAATTCTTCAAGAACGGGACGGTTAGTTTGGAGCGAGGTCCCGAAGTCGCCGCTGAGCATCTTCCCGATGTAGGTGAAGTACTGCTCGATGATGGGTTTGTTGAAGCCGTACGCTTCGTTGATGCGGTCAACGGCTTCAGGGGTGGCCTTGTCGCCCAGCAGCGCCGTTGCCGGACCGCCGGGTAGGGAACGCACCCACAAAAACAGCAAAATGGAGAGGCCCACGAGCGTGGGAATCAGTAGCGCGATTCGCTTACCGATAACTCTGAGCATGGTTTCCTTCCGCTCAAGTGAAGGTGCGGCGCCACCAGAAAGCTAGCGCCGCACCTTCACTCAAGAAACACGAGATCTTACTTAGTGAGCTTGATCAGATTGAAGGTCTCGTCATTGACCGGGCTAGCAGGGTAGGACTCCACACGCTCGGCGAACGCCAAGGAGGGAGCTGGGTGCGCAAGCGGAACTGCTGGCACGGTTTCCGAAACCTGCTTGTTGATGGCCTCGTAAAGCGGAGTCTGCTTCTCAAGCACTGGCTCCTGGCGAGCTTCTTCCAACTTCTTGAAGAGGTCTTCGTCCTTGAAACCGAATTCCGGCTTCTCCTTACCGAAGAACACGCCTACGAAGTTGTCCGTGTCGTTGTAGTCACCCGTCCAACCGAGCAAGTGAATGCCGTGGTCCTTCGAGGACTGAATGCGGTCCAAGTAGTCCGGCGACCACTTGTTTGGCTGTGCCTCGACCTTGATGCCAACTTCTTCCAGCTGAGCGGAGATGTTGGTGAACACCTGCTCTGGCGTTGGCATGTACGGACGAGAAACACCGGTTGGGTAATTGAACTTCACGGTGAAGCCGTTCGGGTAGCCAGCCTCTGCGAGAAGCTGCTTTGCCTTGGCAGGATCGTAGTCGTAGGTTTCGACGTCTTCCGTGTAGCCGTTGACGACCTCAGGTATGAACTCGATAGCCTTCTTGGTGCCTTCAGGAAGCGTCTGCTTGATGAGCGCATCCTTGTCGATGGCGTAAGAGATAGCCTGGCGAACCTTGACGTCCTGGAGTTCCTTGACGGTCTGGTTGATACCCAAGTAGAGGATCGTGAATGGCTCGCGTGCCACCACGTTGAAGCCTGCATCCTTGAGCGCCTGCGTATCAGCTGGCGACACGAGGTCGTAGCCATCGATCGTGCCAGCTTCGAGTGCCTGACGACGTGCGGTTGGCTCATCGATGACGCGGAAGATGATCTTCTGGATCTGGCCCTTTTCGCCCCAGTAGTCAGGGTTTGCGGAAAGGTTGAGCTCCTGGCCTGGGCTCCACGAATCAAACTTGAATGGACCCGTACCAACTGGGTGGCCCTTAGCGTACTCAGAGAGCACTGGAGACTCAGCGGAGCCGGAAATCTCGTCAGCCTTGAACTCGTCAAGAGCCTTCGGCGACTGCATGGCGAAAGCAGGCAAAGACAGCGCTGCGATGAAGCCAGCGAATGGCTTAGCCAGCGTCACCTTTGCTTCGCTCTCAGAGGTTGCTTCGCAAGACTTGTAAACAGCATTCTCAGGCTTGTCTGCAAAGCCCTTGAAGAGGGAACCGTAGTAGTACGCCACGGACTCAGCCTGCTGGAGGCCCTTGAAGTTGTACCAACGATCGAAGTTGAAGCACACGGCCTTGGCATCGAACGTGGTGCCATCGTGGAACTTCACGCCAGACTTGAGCTTGAAGTCGTAGGTGAGGCCATCTTCGGATGCCGTCCAAGACTCCGCCAAGAGCGGTTCTGGGTCAGCTGATCCGGCCTTGACTCCTACGAGTCCTTCAAAGATCTGACGCGAGACACGGAATGATTCGCCGTCAGAAGCGTACGCAGGATCCAAGGACTTTGGATCCGAGGACGCAGCGAACACGAACGTGGAATTCACAGAACCGCTAGCGGCTCCGGAAGAGCTACTTGCATTGTTGTCACGTTGAGATTGAACGCAACCGCTCAGTACCAGAGCGCCGGCGGCCAGCACGGCTGCCGTGGAGAGAGCGCCCTTCTTGAACTGCAGAGACATAAGTCATCCCCTCAATGGTCGAGTGACACGAAAAGGGCTAATTGCCCACTTCGCTTGGGGGAAGCCTACCCGATATGTGTGAAACATCACGTTTACACTCTTGTTGCCAAAAGGTTTCGTGCGTTCTTCCGAAGATCCACGGGCCGATGAATTTGTGACCACGTCAGAAGCAACGCAAAAAGAAGCGCAGCCCCTCCCTCTAAATCCACGGGAGAGGCTGCGCCTTGGGTGACGTTACAGTCAGCGTCGAAATATCGTCAGAACCTAGACAAGGTCGTCTTCGGGGGCCCGAACCGTTGCGGAAGAACCACGAACGTCACCGTCTTTCCATTCCTGCCAGCCTGGGCGGCCAGCCATGAATGATTCGACCTCTTCCTTCGTGGCGACAAGCTTTGGATCATGCTTCAAGTAGTGGCGCGTTTCGCGTGCCACCAAACCGGACAGCAAGAGCAAGCCAATGAGGTTCGGGAACGCCATCAGACCGTTCATAACGTCTGAGAAGTTCCAGACGACACCCAACTGAACCGTGCAGCCTACGAAGACCACGGCAGAGAAGAGCACGCGGAAAGGCATCACAGCTCCACGGCCGAACAGTCGCTCAATGTTTCGCTCGCCGTAGTATGCCCAGCCAAGAATGGTGGAGTAGGCAAACATGACCAAGCCGATCGTGACAATCCAGTGCCCCCAGGTTCCCGGCAAGCCGTGCGTGAAGGCTTCGCCGGTCATGATGGCAGCGGAGATCTGCTCGCCGGATTCATCCGTCTGCTTCCACACGCCGGTCGTGATGATCACCAGGCCGGTGCAGGAAACCACGATGATCGTGTCAATGAAGGTCTGCGTCATGGAGACGAGGCCCTGACGAACTGGGTGCGAGGTCTGAGCGGCGGCGGCTGCGATAGCTGCCGAGCCCATGCCGGATTCGTTAGAGAAGATACCGCGAGCCACACCGTATTGAACGGCGATGATGATCGCGGATCCTGCGAAACCACCTACTGCGGAGGTGCCGGTGAAGGCTTCCGTGAAGATCTGTGCAAAAGCCGCAGGAACCTGACCAATGTTGGCGATCAAGATGTACAGCGCGCCCAGCACGTAGAAGATGATCATGATGGGCACGAAGCCAGCCGTGACCTTACCGATGGACTTGATGCCACCCACCAGAACAATCATGGTGGCGATCGTCAGGATCAAACCGGTTACCCATGTTGGAATGCTGAAAGAGTGATCAAGGTTCTGGGCAATCGAGTTGCCCTGAGTCATGTTGCCGATGCCGAAGCAGGCAAGCACAGCGAATATCGCGAAGGACAGACCCAAGATTTTTCCGAGAGGTCCCTTGATACCGCGCTGCAAGTAGAACTGCGGTCCACCGGATTTTTCGCCGGCTTCATCGGTGGTGCGGAAACGCACGCCCAAGTAGGCCTCGGTGTACTTGGATGCCATACCCAAGACGCCGGTAACCCACATCCAGAACAGTGCGCCCGGTCCACCAATACCGATAGCCGTGGCAACACCCACGATATTACCGGTACCGACGGTTGCAGCGAGCGCGGTAGTCAAAGCTTGAAACTGCGAGATGTCGCCTTCGGATCCTGCGTCTTTACGCCGCAAAATGCCCAGATCGAGTCCAGCCCACAAACGAATGAACTGAATGCCGCCCAGACGAATGGTGAGGTAAATGCCGGTTCCCAGGAGAAGCGGAATGAGGAAGAAAGGTCCCCAGATAAAGCTACCGATGTCTCCTAGGAATGTTTCGACTGCTTCCCAGTCCATAAAAATTCCTTTGCTCAAAAATTGCGAATGTTTCGGCCATGATGAGTGATGTGACTCACGACCTCATACTCATGGTACTGAATCTTCGACATATGCAGAGGCGACTTGCGCAAGTGATCTGTTTGAAGGAAAGGACGGATTCTCTAGGGCAACCCGGCTAGACGTAGGAGCGCAGCGGTGACCGCTCCCAGAATGACCACTACCAAGAATGATGCTTTGAAGTACAAAGCGATGCCCGCAACAATGAGCGCGCCAATGCGTGAATCGGCGGTCAACGTCTGACCTGTGGCAACGGTATTCACGATGGTCAACGAGGCCAGCAGGCCAATAGTCATCATCCCGGCGACGCGCAAAATACGCTCATCCTGCAAAAACCTCGCCGGAACCAAATATCCCGCGAACTTTAGAGCAAAGGCCGCGGCGCAAGCCGCCAGAATCCATACCCACATATCCATTTAGCGAGCCTCTTCAGCGGAACCGGGCCCAGCGGCGTCGTACGGGTTAACTTCTGGCTCGAGTCCTTGGCCGCGCTTGCCCTGGCCGAACCAACCCCATAGCCCGGCGATGAGGGCCGCGATCAGGATGGGGATTCCAGGCGGCACCGCGGGCACGGCCAGCACGGTAGCGAGGGCGCATACGACGGCGATGGCCACCGGCTGACGCGCCGTCAATCTTGGCCAGAGCAAGCCGAGGAACGCGGCTACCGCAGCGCCGTCCAGACCCCAGCGTTTGGGATCGCCAAGCGCATCACCCAAGAGGGCGCCAACGACAATGAAGGCGTTCCACAAAACGAAAACACCCACGCCGGCAACCCAGAAGCCACGGCGCATTTCTGAATTGCTGGTTTGGCCGGACGCGGTGGCCACGGATTCGTCGATGGTCACGTGCGCCATGAGCGCTTTGGCTAGCCCGCGCGGACGCATGAGCGCGTTCATTTGCATGCCGTAGACCAGGTTGCGCAAGCCCAGCAGCGTCGCGGCGCCGAAAGCACTGACCCCGGAACCGCCGCCCGCAATGACGCCGACAAACGCGAATTGGGAGCCGCCCGTGAACATGAGCAGGCCCAGAGCCATGGTTTGCCAGAAAGTGAGGCCCGCGGCGATGGAGAGGGCCCCGAAAGAAATGCCGTACAGCCCCGTAGCGAGCGAGACGGACAGGCCGATCTTCGTCGCGGGAGTCAGGAAACGAGGCACCAAGTCAGCCTAACAAGGCTTCGCGGAAGAGCCTTATTTGTGGAGAAGTTCGCGGCGCAACGGTGCGGGACGGTTGCTCGTGAGCTGCTGGACGCCCAGACCCACCAAGTATCCGGCGTCTGCGAGCGCATCCACGGTCCAGACGCGCAACATTCGGCCCGAGGCCACCCATGAGCGCACGAGGTCTTCGTGGGCTCGCACAAATTCCACGCCGGGACCGGCGATGCCAGCGACTCCGGCGTCAATGTTCTCGAGGCCGCGGTTCAAAGCTCCCGTCAGCACGTTCGTCACGGCAGTACGGCCCAACTGGCCGAACGCTAGTACTTCTTCCACGGCTTCATCAGTCACGTCGGAGACCAGCTGGCACAAGAATTCGCGGCCCACGCTTTCGTTCATGTAGGTGATGGAATCGGGATCAAAGCTCATGAGGCTCACGCGGACGTCGCCAATGCGGGAGGATTCCGGATCCCAGCCGTGCTGCATGAGGACCTCCAGCACGCGCTCTTCAAGGCGGCGACCGTACGGCGAAGGGTGTTTGAGCTCAATGGCCAGCCCCAGCTTCCGCCCGGCGGCAACGCACAGTTCAATGAGTTCGCCGAGCGTCACGAGCTGCGAGGACTTAGACCCGAACTCGTCCGGGATGCGCTTGCCCTTCCAGGAGGAGAAGTCGAACTCGCGCAGCTGAGCCAAGGTCAGCGAAGAAACACTGCCCGTTCCATCCGAGGTCCGTCCCAACTCAAAGTCATGGTGGCAGACCACTTCAAAGTCTTCGGTCAGGTGGACGTCGCACTCCACACCGTCTGCGCCCTCAGCGATAGCTTGCAGGTATGAAGCGCGGGTATTTTCGGCGAAAGTGGCCGATGAGCCTCGGT
Encoded here:
- a CDS encoding glycerophosphodiester phosphodiesterase; the protein is MRIQFFAHRGSSATFAENTRASYLQAIAEGADGVECDVHLTEDFEVVCHHDFELGRTSDGTGSVSSLTLAQLREFDFSSWKGKRIPDEFGSKSSQLVTLGELIELCVAAGRKLGLAIELKHPSPYGRRLEERVLEVLMQHGWDPESSRIGDVRVSLMSFDPDSITYMNESVGREFLCQLVSDVTDEAVEEVLAFGQLGRTAVTNVLTGALNRGLENIDAGVAGIAGPGVEFVRAHEDLVRSWVASGRMLRVWTVDALADAGYLVGLGVQQLTSNRPAPLRRELLHK
- a CDS encoding ABC transporter permease produces the protein MLRVIGKRIALLIPTLVGLSILLFLWVRSLPGGPATALLGDKATPEAVDRINEAYGFNKPIIEQYFTYIGKMLSGDFGTSLQTNRPVLEEFATRFPATVELTVVALIFAIGIGIPLGYWAATHVNKWQDNLSVVLSLFGVVIPVFFLAFIFKWLFAIKLPIFPTDGRQNPRIDATHVTDFYVLDGILTAEWDAAWDAFMHLILPGIALGTIPLAIIVRITRASVLEVQNADFVRTAKAKGLTPRLIRNRFVLRNAMLPVSTTIGLQTGLLISGAVLTETVFAFNGIGRFLRDAIFNLDYPVLQGFIIFIAILYSLINLLVDVSYGFIDPRVRVQ
- a CDS encoding AzlD domain-containing protein yields the protein MDMWVWILAACAAAFALKFAGYLVPARFLQDERILRVAGMMTIGLLASLTIVNTVATGQTLTADSRIGALIVAGIALYFKASFLVVVILGAVTAALLRLAGLP
- a CDS encoding ABC transporter permease, whose amino-acid sequence is MSINEPVVETTMEPGAISGSVWKDAFHRLRRNPAAIAGAVIVLAFILVAVLAPVLAPYGGDELPGRREITPTHIPGPGEIAAYPLGLDRFGGDVVSKLLWGAQASLTIGIVSTAMGLVGGMILGLLAGGFGGWVDSVIMRLVDILLSVPNLLLAVSIAAVLGQGQYAVMIAIGVSQVPIFARLLRSSMLQQRGADYILAAQTLGLSRSTITMTHLLPNSIGPVIVQATLTLATAVIDAAALSFLGLGGGLPQTAEWGRMLTYAQTELGIAPQLAFLPGICIAVTALGFTLLGESLREALDPKSRRR
- a CDS encoding alanine/glycine:cation symporter family protein, with product MDWEAVETFLGDIGSFIWGPFFLIPLLLGTGIYLTIRLGGIQFIRLWAGLDLGILRRKDAGSEGDISQFQALTTALAATVGTGNIVGVATAIGIGGPGALFWMWVTGVLGMASKYTEAYLGVRFRTTDEAGEKSGGPQFYLQRGIKGPLGKILGLSFAIFAVLACFGIGNMTQGNSIAQNLDHSFSIPTWVTGLILTIATMIVLVGGIKSIGKVTAGFVPIMIIFYVLGALYILIANIGQVPAAFAQIFTEAFTGTSAVGGFAGSAIIIAVQYGVARGIFSNESGMGSAAIAAAAAQTSHPVRQGLVSMTQTFIDTIIVVSCTGLVIITTGVWKQTDESGEQISAAIMTGEAFTHGLPGTWGHWIVTIGLVMFAYSTILGWAYYGERNIERLFGRGAVMPFRVLFSAVVFVGCTVQLGVVWNFSDVMNGLMAFPNLIGLLLLSGLVARETRHYLKHDPKLVATKEEVESFMAGRPGWQEWKDGDVRGSSATVRAPEDDLV
- a CDS encoding ABC transporter substrate-binding protein, producing the protein MSLQFKKGALSTAAVLAAGALVLSGCVQSQRDNNASSSSGAASGSVNSTFVFAASSDPKSLDPAYASDGESFRVSRQIFEGLVGVKAGSADPEPLLAESWTASEDGLTYDFKLKSGVKFHDGTTFDAKAVCFNFDRWYNFKGLQQAESVAYYYGSLFKGFADKPENAVYKSCEATSESEAKVTLAKPFAGFIAALSLPAFAMQSPKALDEFKADEISGSAESPVLSEYAKGHPVGTGPFKFDSWSPGQELNLSANPDYWGEKGQIQKIIFRVIDEPTARRQALEAGTIDGYDLVSPADTQALKDAGFNVVAREPFTILYLGINQTVKELQDVKVRQAISYAIDKDALIKQTLPEGTKKAIEFIPEVVNGYTEDVETYDYDPAKAKQLLAEAGYPNGFTVKFNYPTGVSRPYMPTPEQVFTNISAQLEEVGIKVEAQPNKWSPDYLDRIQSSKDHGIHLLGWTGDYNDTDNFVGVFFGKEKPEFGFKDEDLFKKLEEARQEPVLEKQTPLYEAINKQVSETVPAVPLAHPAPSLAFAERVESYPASPVNDETFNLIKLTK
- a CDS encoding AzlC family ABC transporter permease; protein product: MPRFLTPATKIGLSVSLATGLYGISFGALSIAAGLTFWQTMALGLLMFTGGSQFAFVGVIAGGGSGVSAFGAATLLGLRNLVYGMQMNALMRPRGLAKALMAHVTIDESVATASGQTSNSEMRRGFWVAGVGVFVLWNAFIVVGALLGDALGDPKRWGLDGAAVAAFLGLLWPRLTARQPVAIAVVCALATVLAVPAVPPGIPILIAALIAGLWGWFGQGKRGQGLEPEVNPYDAAGPGSAEEAR